cgaacgtggttgaCCAGCTCCTCTATAAAAGCCACTTAGGGCGGTGGAAGAGGAAAGTTTTCTCCCTCTTCCCATccaaggtgagctcatgtcctCCTTGGCATGATTTCCTAGTTTTTCCaagatctttcaaagttttagtaagcttgaggttggttttgaaggttttgagcaagttttggagtttaaaGCTTGCAAAGCTTggttctccatgttttgaagttgaggtcacaccaactcaagaggtaagggttgatctctatgttttatgatgtttgaaTGCAATGAGATATTAGGATGTTGCATTAGGATAATAATGGTATGAGTAAaagacatgcatcatgaatgccatgagttattagggtgttgcattagaattcataaaGGTGTTGCACTGCACAATTTGATGAGTATGCAGATGAATggtggatgatcctttagccctcagtacgttagaaaatgttttcaggaattagtcaggaggcctaatcgccctgacaaaatgttttcaggaatGAGTcagaggaggcctaatcgccctgacaaaatgttttcaggaatGAGTcagaggaggcctaatcgccctgacaaaatgttttcaggaatgagtcaggaggcctaagcgccctgacaaaatgttttcaggaatgagtcaggaggcctaagcgccctgacaaaatgttttcaggagAGAAGTTAAGTGGTACATGAGTCAGAGAGgtggagggctataggtgacaaattcttccttgatgtgtattgttgtgTTATGATACAGGGCATAAGAGCATATgatttaatgaactgtttttatggattcccctcactgggctttagaagctcatccctctccccttaACCCAGtatgcagggccagagttgatCAAAGGAAGCTATGAGAAGTTAAAGATGATAATGGTAAAAGGAAAGATGAAgaagttatgtaatagcatagtgtagCTTTGATATATGAACATGTATAGGTATGGAATAGATAGTAATGTATAGTTAaagtgatgatatgttatgtgatgtttgcatgtatagtatagttgtggacatgagaaggACATGATATGTATGAATGTAAAGAGTAATGATGTGAATGAAAAGAGGATGTTGAAAAGAGATAAAGTAGAGCGAAGAAGAGTATAAGAGTTATGTTTTAGACATGTGCTTTGCCTAATGTATAGAGTTATGTTTTGTCTATGGTTGGCTAATCCTAGAAGTAGTACAAGATCAATGAGTAAAGAgagatgtttttatgatgtatgacaTGTTTTACAGATGTTTTGATGACCAAGCTTAATAGGTAAGAGCATGCAtgagttaagcttggaaaaatgaaagaaaagtttttagtcACAGTCCCTCGGGGTAAGCCTGGGGTATTTCAATGTATAAAGTTTTAAGAaagattgatcatgtatgggattagacCAGATGTATAGAAGGaatgtcaggcttactacgggtctaggcggccttaagccgatctggatcctagtgccgaacagtttggatCCGTTACggaagggtaccggtttccgggctgttacaccagcCCTGTTTTGCTAGCATAGCTAAATTGAAATCACGCAAATTCCGGAAGCCCAAACCTCCATCATTCTTACTCTCACAAATTCTATTCCAATTCATCCACCTAACTTTACCCCACCAGTACTTATTCATCAGCTTCTGCAACTCATCACAAATAGACCTAGGCAACAAATAAAGACTCATCACATAGGTCGGTAAAGCCTGCGCCACAGTCTTAAGGAGGATACCTTTTCCAGCTCTAGACAACAATTTGCCAGACCAATTTTCCATGCGATGTTTCAGCTTTGTTTTAAGGAAATCGAATATGACTTTTttctttctacccaccataatAGGCATACCCAGGTATCGTTCAGAGCCCACATCCTCAGTCACACCTAAAATCTGACAAAGCAAGTCCCGAATACGTCTACTAACATTCTGACTGAAAAACACAGTAGACTTGGCCAGACTGACCTCCTGCCCAGAACCCTGTTTATAAGTCTCCAACAATAGCCTGACTGTTTCCCCTTCGGCTTCATTAGCTCTGAAAAATAGGTATGAATCATCCGCAAATAGGAGATGACTAACTGTTGGTGCTCGTTCACAAATATGACATCCATGAAGGGCTCCAACTGCTTCTTTCTTTCGAATTAAAGCTGAAAGACCTTCTGCCCCAATAATAAACAATGCAGGGGACAAAGGATCTCCTTGTCTCAATCCCCTTGATGGAACAATGGGACCTATTATCGACTCCCCCAGAAGAATATTGTAACGAACAGTTGTGacacacatcatcatcaaattaatccatttatcatcaaatcccaatgcaGCCAACATTGATTCAATGTATCTCCACTCCAACCGGTCATAAGCCTTTGTTATATCAAGCTTTAGCGCGGCGTACCCCACTTTACCCCTCCGCAATCCTCGCATGTAATGTACCATCTCGTTAGCCACTATAATGTTATCAGTAATTAACCGACCGCCCACAAATGCACTTTGCGTTTCAGAGATGATATTTGGGAGCACACTACGCAACCTGCTTGCCAATGCCTTAGCAAGAATTTTGTAAATAACCTTACATAAGGCAATAGGTCGGAGCTCTTTAATCGTAGTGGGCCGATTCTTCTTTGGGATTAATACGATGTTGGTATTATTAATTCCCTCAGGGAGAACCCCTTCAGTAAACCACTTCTTGCACTCCGAAATAACCTCCCTGCCAACAATATGCCAATACCGTTTGTAGAATCCTGGATTAAACCCGTCATCTCCTGGCGATTTATCTGAATGCATCGAAAATGCAGCTTCCTTAATCTCATCATCAGTTAAAGGACGTGTAAGATCCATATTCTGTTCCAGAGTGACTCTTGCTTCTACACATTGCGTGATTTCAGTATACAAAATGTCCTGTTGAGTATAGAGCTCTGCAAAGTACCCAGCAACATGGTTCTCCAAACCCCGACCAGATTCTAACCACTCTCCATTTGAACCCTGAAGCATTACAATAGAGTTCTTTTTTCGTCTTCCATTTGCAGCATTATGAAAGGCTCTGGTGTTATCATCCCCAGATTGAAGCCAAAACAATTTAGCCCTTTGTTTCCAAAACACCTCTTCCTGATTCAGTAGTTTAAAAAGTTCCCCCTCCGctgcacataattcttgaacagCCCAGCTTTCTCGACGGCCTTTTAGACGATCAATACAatcctttttcattttaatcCTCTTCCGTAAATCTCCACCCTTGGACTTGCTCCATTCCAACAAAGTGGTACTACAAACATTAAGTCGGTCTTGAATACTCAGCCCAGCCGCTCTAGACCAGGAATTCTGAATCAATCGGCCACACTCCTCTTCGTAAGACCAATGATTCTCAAACTTAAAGTTTTTGGATCGTACCTTAGGAATGAATTTGCGCAAATCAAGGAAGATGGGGATGTGATCTGACGACGTGTGAGAGATATGATAAATCCTTGCAGCTCCAAACCGTGAAATCCACGACTGAGATGCAACGGCACGATCCAACCGCTCCTCCACCCATCGTTCAGTACCCCTCCATTTTTCCCAAGTAAACTGGGTACCAACATAACCTAAGTCTTgaaggtctaggtcaagcagcACCCGTTGAAATTGGTTACTGAGAGAAGATGGATGACCTAAAATCCTATTTTTTTCATGTGCCCCTAGAAGTTCGTTAAAGTCACCAATGATAATCCATGGCATAGACATATGGTTGGCCAAAGCCCTCAACAAGGCCCAGGATTGATGCCTTTGAGAACGATTTGAAAACCCATAAAACCCGGTCCATCTATAAGGCTCCTCATTAGCTAGTTGAACAATACCGTCAATATGATGGTCCGAACTCTCATTTATCGtaactttaatattttgtttCCAAAATAGTGCCAAACCACCACTACGACCTTTTCGTGGAACAACGAAACACTCATCATAACCAATCTTACGTTTTATTTCCAAAACTTTTTCAATGTCACAAATAGTCTCAATAAGAAATAACATAGAAGGCCTATGATCACGGACTAAGTCCGACAAAAGACGAATCGCACGtgggttggccagaccacggCAATTCCAACTTAAACAACTCATGGCGACTGGCGGGCCTGAGCGACAGGTCCCGCCAATAACTCGTTTTTTGGACTTGGGCCATCTTTAGAAGAACCTCCCTCATCCATTGAAGTATCACAATGATGAGCTTCAGTAACTGGGCCCATCCTTTTCCTCTTTGACTCCACGTAGTCAACAAAATCATCCTCCTCAAATTCAGTTGAATGTAAAAAATCACCTACCTTCTTAGAAACCCCAATCTTCGGCCCTGTTTCCTTGTCTATAGCACCAGGTGTCGTCTTTAGTGCCACATCACCCGCCACTTCCAGCTTTTCGCCAACAATTCCACTATCGGCATTATCTCCTACATCATCGCTAGTTACCTTATTTGCCTCCTGAAAATTAGCGCCACTATTACGGCCAAATGCACCAGTGTGTCCCGGCACCGCCCCCTTCAGTAGAGGTTTCTGAATCAGCCACCGATCACCAATCACGAGTTTTTGATTACGTCTAGTTTGAGCACGCAATTCTGGACCAAACATTCTCGGCACTTCCCCATTGTCTGCCTCATAGTTACGCCGACAAAACCGTTCTCCATGACCAATCAAACCACAACGAAAACAAAATGTGGGAAGACGTTCAAATTTCAGGATCACTTTATGATGTTGGACCGCACCACCGTTGCGAATTTTGAGTACAACATGATCCTTCAACGGTTTAGTAATATCCAACATCACTCTCAGCCGCAGATATTCCTTGGAGACACCGGTAAAGTTATTGGGATCAATTTCCATAATGTCACCCAATTTATTGCCAATTCTTTTAACCACATTATCGGAAATATAGCCTAATGGCATGTAATGCAATTGAATCCAGAAAGCTGCTTTTTCCAAACTGACATCAACCGGGTTCACTCCGTCGGCAACCCTCTCATAAACCAATAAATGGTTTTCATAAGCCCAAGGACCACCTTCAACAATCCGACGTATATCCGCCTCATGAGCAAATTGAAAGAGAAAACGCTGGGGTGAAATCTCTAAAATGGACACTCCCATACCCGGTCTCCAATTGCTAGCCATGATTTGGCTCATTTCATGGAGGCGTATAAATCGTTCCCCCACAAACCGACCAACCAATGCCCATCTTAGATCCCAAGTCTCGTTTGTTGACTCACCAGGAATTATATCAATCTCAATGGATTCATCGTCATCTTCCAGTGAAACCTCTGCAACTTTTTCAACCATTGAGTCAATATCCATAGTGTGGGAATCCATGCAAAAACAAGCCAAAAATAGAAGGAGACAAGAAAAAGGAAATAGAGACAGCAAGCGACAAAGGAGACTGTGATAAATTACTAAGAAAACACTGATGCAGAAAGGAAATCTTCGTATGGAAAAggcaggaaaaagaaaaaggagagaaagaaagaaaaagcgaAAAGCTCTCAACTTGGAGGCGACCAATAGCATGAGCTAACTGTAGTCTGTAGTCCTTGATAGAAACGTTTTCTACCGACAAAAGAAACGGACGGCTAAAGAGATTCAGAGTTCCACTGCTAAATTAATCGTCACCGCTACCGACAATGTTCACCGATTCTACTTGTTCTACACTCGCTTCGAGAGCCGTCTAGACGCTATACCCTACTAATTTCACCTCTACCACTTTCCCATCACATGATATCAACCAAAGATCCATGGCCAATCCACCTGTATATCCGCCGTTTCTGATCGATTCTTTCGCCCTTACAGGTAAATAGTTCCGATCTAGCCCTCGTGACCATGGAGACTTGCAGGAAAGCTAAGCTCGCCATCGGTGCCTTCCGAAGCTTAGCTTCGAAGGTTATTTCCAGGCGTTCAGTTCAAGAGTCAACTTCGAGAATTCGCCCAAATGGTTCTTCACTCTCTTCACCTACTCCCTCGAAGTTTTCTGGGTTTTATCCAAATTCTTCCGTATCTCAGAGATTAGGACTAGGTTTCCAAATGGGTGCGAAGAGATTACATCTAAATCCATTTTTTGGTGATGGTAAGAGATTTTATCATGTAGACAGGCATCAGGTTTACCATTTTAAGCCAAGAGGCCCTCGACGATGGTTTCAGAACCCGAGAagcatattaattatatttttggtGGGTTCTGGTGTTTTCATCACTGTGTATTTTGGTAATTTGGAGAGCGTACCTTATACAAAACGAAAacattttgtgattttgtctaAATCCATGGAGAGAAAGATCGGTGAGAATCAATTTGAGCAAATGAAGGCGGCATTTAAAGGGAAAATGCTGCCTGCAATACACCCAGATAGCGTGAGGGTCCGCTTAATTGCAAAAGACATAATTGAGGCTTTACAAAGAGGGTTGAGACGGGAGCAAGTGTGGAGCGATTTGGGGTACGCTTCGTCGGACAGCTATATAACACATGAGGGAAGCGCACACGAGACGTTGAGAGCATTGACTGAAACCGAGGGCAAAGTTGAGACGAGGTGGCATAAAGAAGACGAGATCCTTGATGATAATTGGGTTGAACAGagtagaaagaaagaaagaggggCGAGAGCACAAACTTCGCACTTGGATGGATTGAATTGGGAGGTTTTGGTTGTTAATGAACCTGTTGTTAATGCTTTTTGTTTGCCTGGTGGCAAGATTGTTGTGTTTACAGGGTTGCTTGATCACTTTAAAACTGATGCAGAGATTGCAACCATTATTGGGCATGAGGTAGGTCTGCACAATGCATCTGTTCTATGCTCCTTTATTATTGTGATTAATTTCTGATTTCTTGTGCACTTTGTAGTTAAAGTTAAACTTTTTGCTGAGGAAGAGCTTTTATTTACTCCTTTTTTTTTCGGTGGTGCATTCCATTTAATAACTAGGTTGGGCATGCTGTGGCAAGACATGCAGCAGAAGGGATAACAAAGAATTTGTGGTTTGCCATCTTGCAACTTATTCTTTATCAGTTTGTTATGCCTGATGTTGTCAACACAATGTCAACTCTATTCCTGAGACTTCCTTTCTCCCGGAGGTAAGTTTCTTGAGGTTGTTCTCCAGGATGACTTTTGGTTTTCTATTTTTGGTTCTAATGATGTTGCTTATGTTGTTCAATTCAAAATATCAATTATGTATATTTTTCTTACATATGGACTAGGAAATTTCCCATTGACCTCCTCTCCATGTATTTCTTTTTGTTAAGGGCGTTTTCATTGCATTGTGGAACTTAGCATTGCTGGTGATTTATGGCAATTATTTGCTAaatccttcttctttttatatataatttttttgagtttttgtCACTTCAGTTGCTTTGTAATGTTGTCTAGCAAAATTCTTGAAATGCACATAGCACTTCTACTAACATACTAAGGATACGTGCATAAAAATCAATGGCTGATAACTACAAATTGTCATTGGATCAAGATATATAATTTATCAACATTTGTTTTATGCCATAAGAATGGATCCTGTCCTGTTCTAATGGGCATTTCATGTGTGAATGACACAGTACCACATAGAAATAAGCTTTCCTAGGATTCATTATTTAGTTGCATACAAGTTTAGTAGTTTATAACTCAAACTTCTTATGGAATTTGAAGAAAACGTTAGTTTAAGTAGGAAAAATATGCTTCAATTGGATAGATGATATTCCTCATGTAGAGTAGAATTCCTGATACAGTGTTATTTCTGTTTGAGTTAGAATTTGATTGAGATTATAATAGAAGCATTATAGGGGAGGCTATTTTGCTTTATCCTGTAACAGAGGAAGGGCATATAGTGTAAGAGGAAGAGATTCATGTTCATTGTAGAGGGGATATTACCCATAGAATGAAGACACCCTCCATGATGTATTGAGTAGTACGTGTGATATTCTCGAGTATAATTGTGTTACAACTAGAGTGAGGTTTGAGATTATTGATGTATTTAGATTTGGTTGATTGTAAAAGATTGTGGATGTAGCCCTGCTTAGGGGGTGATCCacgtaaataatatattatgttgTGTTcgcttcttttcttctctttttttttttatttgtgtgTGGGGTGGATCACatgcttccttttttttttttttgggataagcataattttattaatatgtaaATGTTGGGAAAAGCTTAACATATAATTCTCAACTAAATCCACACCAGTGGGCCTCCCCAAAAAGGATTACATGCTTCTATGGTCATGACAATGTGAGTTTTGGGACCGAGAAAAGTTATACTCTTCAATTTCCTTCTTGGTTTGTGTCATGGCATGTGTAATATACCAAAAAATATTTTGGGCTGATTGGATATTATTTGAATCATTACCGACATAGTCTGCAATGCATAAAAGTGGTTTCTGGTTGTCCTCTATTATTGGTATCTGCAATTTGAATGGTATGAGGATGTTATTTCACAGTGACAAGTTTTTTGTTCTGCTGTCTTGTGCAACTCCTGAGATGTCTGTTTGGTCTTGCTTATCGTTCTGTTTAACTGGTCTGTGGGAGATTAAAGTGTCTGTGCATCTGATCATACACCAGCATGGTAAAAAATGTGGAAGGACGAGTAGAATCTACGTCTTATATCATGTTCTGAAAAAATTCCTTAACATTCTTCAAATACATTGAACATTAGAGAAAATCTGGAAAACATGATATTCTATTACGTAGCAAGTTGACCATGGCTACATTGGAACAAATCCCAATCATAATACATTTTTACATGTACAAGTAATTTCTGTGGATCTGGCTTGTCTGTAAGTAATAAGAAGAAAACAGAATGATAAGCAAATTCAGGCAGTTAGAGCTCACCTAGTTTCAATGGCTTGCTTTACCCAGGATGGAAATAGAGGCGGATTACATCGGTCTCTTGTTGATGGCTTCTGCTGGATATGATCCTCGAGTTGCACCCAGAGTGTACGAGAAATTGGGGAAGGTCACTGGTGACTCAGCACTGAGAGATTACCTTTCTACACATCCATCTGGAAGGAAGAGATCTCAACTGCTGGCGCAAGCTCAGGTTATGGAGGAAGCGCTCACTATTTACAGGGAAAGCATGTCTGGAAGAGGCATTGAAGGCTTTTTTCTTTAGTGCACATCACCAAACTCCCAAATCATTGTAACACGTGCaaagcaggagctggttgtcaAGTGCTGAAGTTGGAAAGCTATTATACTCTAATATGTTTTCCTCCTCTTGTTTTACTTGGCAACATTAATTCAACACTGTTATCAggttgggattttttttttcagatttttttaaaaaaaaaaaaatcgagtcTTTTTTGTTTCATTGTAGCTGTAATttcgttaaatttttttttataaaaaaagtattaaacctttatttgaattgaaaaaaaaaaaggagagaaatAAATATGATTTTCATTTTCTGTTGTTTAGACGttaaatgaaagagaaaaaaaaaagaagaaagcatAAGAATATATCGGAGACTGTTTTTTGAAGTTCtcataatttatctaaaatatatttcttctataaaataaattatgttaagagtaaatattttatttgtatgttatcaaaaataatattttatttattatttagattatttatatatttttagatataaaaataaatgagagtaacaattttttttaagagaaaaattcTCTACTCTAACGAcatattaaactaaataaaaaaaattaaaacttctttatattctttttatttttcgtcATGGGTAAATAAAGGATGACATTAGCGTTCAGAGCTGAAGAGAAGCCAATCTTTTTATTGGAgttgattaataatttattttatcataaacCCCTTGGTGATTAACTCCACCAGAAGAAGCcgggagggggggggggggggggcggCGGAGGGGGGAATTCCAAGCACATCGAA
This Manihot esculenta cultivar AM560-2 chromosome 6, M.esculenta_v8, whole genome shotgun sequence DNA region includes the following protein-coding sequences:
- the LOC110618286 gene encoding uncharacterized protein LOC110618286; protein product: METCRKAKLAIGAFRSLASKVISRRSVQESTSRIRPNGSSLSSPTPSKFSGFYPNSSVSQRLGLGFQMGAKRLHLNPFFGDGKRFYHVDRHQVYHFKPRGPRRWFQNPRSILIIFLVGSGVFITVYFGNLESVPYTKRKHFVILSKSMERKIGENQFEQMKAAFKGKMLPAIHPDSVRVRLIAKDIIEALQRGLRREQVWSDLGYASSDSYITHEGSAHETLRALTETEGKVETRWHKEDEILDDNWVEQSRKKERGARAQTSHLDGLNWEVLVVNEPVVNAFCLPGGKIVVFTGLLDHFKTDAEIATIIGHEVGHAVARHAAEGITKNLWFAILQLILYQFVMPDVVNTMSTLFLRLPFSRRMEIEADYIGLLLMASAGYDPRVAPRVYEKLGKVTGDSALRDYLSTHPSGRKRSQLLAQAQVMEEALTIYRESMSGRGIEGFFL